A genomic segment from Leptolyngbya boryana PCC 6306 encodes:
- a CDS encoding ribonuclease R family protein, translating into MEFSIAELLANFTDDKLVAPKALEKKLECHDEPSLRRLQIALDALEKIGVLVKERGKYRRVPEEGVVEGKLRCSSKGFCFAIQDVEGSEDIYIRESQLNHAWNGDRVLVRVTKEGSRRRSPEGEVRLILERANPSVLARIKKSESGEFRAVPLDDRLLFELQVNENGIQLDNAIDHLAHVQVKRYPIGQHAPLGKVAKVLGADDDAADIDIVCCKHDLPREFPETVLAAAKELPTKLTKAELKNRVDLRNLTTLTIKSSDEDSADDAITLEKTKAGGNWRLGIHIADVAHYVGSGAPLDREAQRRGASVYLSELVVPMLPEQITDNLCSLQPGKDRLAVSVLITLDDQGGVLEFEIQPTVINVDYKLSYHQAEEILKDNHTEELKQFEPIFELLAQLDKLSHAIKDQRRQRGAFELNLPEKIYARPDGSESPEETDKFTFSKFHYDDEGVLGAVVVSATLPIHSMIVELMLLANQTVASHLIALGVPSVYRVHPTPDPEEVQELVKLAVSMGIELKLENEEEVRPQDYQNFTHAFAESNAERVLTYLLLSTMKPAFYSSQPKPHFGLALEQGYTHFTSPVRRYPDLLVHRALHAVFEAGRDRRSSRVKDSVDLRHSSCHGEINWNVLPTDVHQELESHFGAVVVHVSEREKVAQDAENDLEGLKKAELMKERTGEIFHGLITGVQSYGLFVELEELLVEGLVHVSSLKDDWYEFRSRQQTLVGRKNRKQYRLGDRIEVQVKSVDYYRQQIDLIAVGGGSEATDEEFESEERSEFQPEPALPDEEFSEE; encoded by the coding sequence TGCTTCGCGATTCAAGATGTCGAAGGATCAGAAGATATCTACATTCGCGAAAGCCAACTGAATCATGCTTGGAATGGCGATCGCGTTTTGGTGCGAGTGACGAAGGAAGGCAGTCGTCGTCGCAGTCCAGAAGGCGAAGTCAGATTAATTTTAGAACGGGCAAATCCCTCGGTTCTGGCACGCATTAAAAAGAGCGAAAGTGGAGAATTTCGAGCCGTTCCCCTCGACGATCGCTTATTGTTTGAACTGCAAGTCAATGAAAATGGCATCCAACTCGATAATGCGATCGATCATTTGGCACATGTGCAGGTCAAACGCTATCCGATCGGGCAACATGCCCCCCTCGGTAAAGTCGCAAAAGTCTTAGGCGCAGATGATGACGCAGCCGATATTGATATTGTCTGCTGCAAACACGATTTGCCGCGCGAATTTCCTGAAACGGTTTTAGCCGCAGCAAAAGAGTTGCCGACTAAATTGACCAAAGCGGAGTTGAAAAACCGCGTTGATTTACGCAATCTGACCACGCTGACGATCAAATCTAGCGACGAAGATAGCGCCGATGATGCGATTACCTTAGAGAAGACGAAAGCAGGCGGAAACTGGCGCTTGGGCATTCATATTGCAGATGTCGCGCACTATGTTGGATCAGGAGCGCCGCTCGATCGCGAAGCTCAACGTCGAGGCGCTTCGGTCTATCTGAGTGAATTAGTCGTCCCGATGCTGCCCGAACAGATCACCGATAATCTCTGTTCGCTTCAGCCCGGAAAAGATCGACTTGCCGTTTCAGTGCTGATTACACTCGATGATCAAGGTGGCGTGCTGGAATTCGAGATTCAGCCCACAGTGATTAATGTCGATTACAAGTTGAGTTATCACCAAGCAGAAGAGATTCTCAAAGACAATCACACAGAAGAATTGAAGCAGTTTGAGCCGATTTTTGAACTGTTGGCGCAGCTCGATAAGCTGAGTCATGCGATCAAAGACCAGCGACGACAACGAGGCGCATTTGAACTGAACCTGCCAGAAAAAATTTATGCGCGTCCTGACGGTTCAGAATCGCCAGAAGAAACGGATAAATTTACGTTTAGCAAGTTTCACTACGATGATGAAGGCGTATTAGGTGCAGTGGTTGTTTCTGCAACGCTCCCGATTCACTCGATGATCGTTGAACTGATGTTGCTGGCCAACCAGACCGTTGCATCTCATTTGATTGCTCTGGGAGTTCCTAGCGTTTACCGCGTGCATCCCACCCCTGATCCAGAAGAGGTGCAGGAATTGGTGAAGTTAGCAGTCAGCATGGGCATCGAACTGAAGCTAGAAAACGAAGAAGAAGTTCGCCCACAAGACTATCAGAATTTCACACATGCCTTTGCAGAATCGAATGCAGAACGAGTTTTGACTTACTTGTTGCTTTCGACCATGAAACCTGCATTCTACAGTTCTCAGCCGAAACCACATTTTGGCTTGGCATTAGAGCAAGGCTATACGCACTTTACGTCTCCCGTGCGGCGCTATCCTGATTTGCTCGTGCATCGCGCCTTACATGCGGTCTTTGAAGCAGGACGCGATCGTCGATCTTCTCGTGTGAAAGATAGTGTTGATTTACGCCATAGCTCTTGTCATGGAGAGATCAATTGGAATGTGCTGCCGACCGATGTGCATCAAGAATTGGAAAGCCATTTCGGTGCAGTCGTTGTGCATGTGAGTGAACGCGAGAAAGTGGCTCAAGACGCAGAAAACGACCTCGAAGGCTTGAAGAAAGCCGAGTTGATGAAAGAGCGCACAGGCGAAATCTTCCACGGATTGATTACGGGTGTTCAATCATATGGATTGTTTGTCGAACTCGAAGAATTGCTCGTCGAAGGTCTCGTGCATGTGAGTTCGCTCAAAGATGATTGGTACGAGTTTCGATCGCGCCAGCAAACCCTGGTAGGACGAAAGAATCGCAAGCAGTATCGACTTGGCGATCGCATTGAAGTTCAAGTCAAGAGCGTCGATTACTACCGCCAGCAGATTGACCTGATTGCAGTCGGCGGTGGCAGTGAGGCGACCGACGAAGAATTTGAATCCGAAGAGCGATCTGAGTTTCAACCTGAACCTGCCCTCCCCGATGAGGAGTTTAGTGAGGAATAA
- a CDS encoding flavin prenyltransferase UbiX codes for MVNRPIILGVSGASGLIYAVRALKYLLSADYAIELVASKATYMVWQEETGIRMPPDPIQQEQFWRDQAGVETAGKLNCHPWGNVGANIASGSFRTLGMLVMPCSMSTVGKLATGLSSDLLERAADVQLKEGRKLVIVPRETPFSLIHLRNLTALAEAGARIVPAIPAWYHRPQTIEDLVDFVVARALDQFEIDCVPLERWKEEGGK; via the coding sequence GTGGTCAATCGTCCTATCATTCTTGGTGTTTCTGGGGCTTCAGGCTTAATTTATGCCGTCCGAGCTTTGAAGTACCTTTTGTCAGCAGATTACGCGATCGAGCTTGTCGCATCGAAAGCAACTTACATGGTGTGGCAGGAAGAAACGGGAATACGGATGCCACCAGACCCAATCCAGCAGGAGCAATTTTGGCGCGATCAAGCGGGAGTCGAAACTGCTGGAAAATTGAACTGTCATCCTTGGGGAAATGTCGGTGCGAATATTGCCAGTGGGTCGTTTCGGACATTGGGCATGTTGGTTATGCCTTGCAGTATGAGCACCGTCGGAAAATTAGCGACGGGGTTGAGTTCCGATTTGCTAGAACGCGCAGCCGATGTGCAGTTGAAAGAGGGACGTAAGCTAGTCATTGTGCCGAGAGAAACCCCGTTTAGTTTGATTCATTTGCGGAATTTGACGGCTTTAGCAGAAGCAGGAGCGCGGATTGTTCCGGCAATTCCAGCTTGGTATCATCGTCCGCAGACGATCGAGGATTTAGTCGATTTTGTGGTGGCACGGGCGTTAGATCAGTTTGAGATTGATTGTGTACCACTGGAGCGGTGGAAGGAAGAGGGTGGGAAGTAG
- a CDS encoding TIGR04282 family arsenosugar biosynthesis glycosyltransferase: MQEQLIVFTRYPEAGKAKTRLIPALGEVGAAELHRQMTERTIEKCRSLTCQLCIHFTGGTLEQMQDWLGYDLCYYPQHSGDLGDRLTHAFQTAFDQGAKSAIAIGTDCPNLTSEILALAFSNLKTHPITIGGATDGGYYLIGCNRFVPDVFQNIQWSTDIVFQQTIEIVKRLGLSIAELPILHDIDRPEDLQYLT; this comes from the coding sequence GTGCAAGAACAGTTAATTGTTTTCACTCGGTATCCTGAAGCGGGCAAAGCTAAAACTCGTCTCATTCCAGCACTCGGAGAAGTTGGAGCTGCTGAACTGCATCGACAAATGACCGAAAGAACGATCGAGAAATGCCGTAGCCTCACGTGCCAGCTCTGCATTCATTTCACAGGTGGGACTTTAGAACAGATGCAAGATTGGCTTGGATATGATCTTTGCTATTACCCACAGCATTCTGGAGATTTAGGCGATCGCTTAACTCATGCATTTCAAACGGCATTTGATCAGGGTGCAAAATCAGCGATCGCGATTGGCACAGACTGTCCTAACCTCACATCCGAAATCTTAGCGCTAGCATTTTCCAATCTAAAAACTCATCCGATCACGATCGGTGGTGCAACCGATGGCGGATATTACTTGATTGGATGCAATCGGTTTGTACCTGATGTGTTTCAAAATATTCAATGGAGTACAGACATCGTATTTCAGCAAACGATAGAAATTGTCAAACGATTGGGATTGTCGATCGCTGAACTTCCCATTTTGCACGACATCGATCGCCCCGAAGATTTGCAATATCTGACATGA
- a CDS encoding TIGR04283 family arsenosugar biosynthesis glycosyltransferase: protein MKISIVIPVLNEARHLPNTLSIQATDIEMIIVDGGSQDETVAIAQSFGVKVLQSNLGRATQMNAGAKVASGEILLFLHADTRLPDGFDQMIRDALKTAIAGAFQLSIDAHQPGIRWIEQGVNWRSRYLQLPYGDQALFLRTETFHKISGFPDLPIMEDFEFVRTLQQLGKIVILPKPVITSGRRWQKLGVFRTTIVNQIVVFAYLIGISPTRIQAWYRSGLRTIR, encoded by the coding sequence ATGAAAATCTCGATCGTCATTCCCGTTCTCAACGAAGCTCGTCACCTGCCAAACACGCTATCGATCCAAGCGACAGATATCGAAATGATTATCGTAGATGGAGGTAGTCAAGATGAAACCGTTGCCATTGCTCAATCTTTTGGGGTGAAAGTTCTCCAATCTAATCTCGGTCGTGCCACTCAAATGAACGCTGGAGCGAAGGTCGCATCGGGCGAAATTCTGCTCTTTCTCCATGCAGATACCAGGCTTCCAGATGGCTTTGATCAAATGATTCGAGACGCTTTAAAGACGGCAATTGCAGGAGCATTTCAACTCAGCATTGATGCCCATCAACCCGGAATTCGTTGGATTGAGCAAGGCGTAAATTGGCGATCGCGTTATTTACAACTTCCTTACGGCGATCAAGCACTCTTTTTAAGAACCGAAACCTTCCACAAAATCAGCGGCTTTCCTGACCTACCCATTATGGAAGACTTTGAATTTGTCAGGACGCTGCAACAATTGGGAAAGATTGTGATTTTGCCTAAACCTGTGATTACATCGGGACGACGCTGGCAGAAACTTGGCGTTTTCAGAACCACGATCGTCAATCAAATCGTAGTTTTTGCCTATTTGATCGGCATTTCACCCACGCGAATTCAAGCTTGGTATCGATCCGGTCTGAGAACAATTCGCTAA
- a CDS encoding class I SAM-dependent methyltransferase, protein MPVRKDTLFEQYLAPIARLFIDEKEMKRLHDSIDWKAGCDRLTDPNLSYPSYYKDQNFHGIEGGYLTIGAATSYDPITQYALPPNETWVRQAAIDAIQGVPSRILDLGCGTGSTTLMLKQAFPTAEVIGLDLSPYMLTIADYKAKQANLDIQWRHGKAESTNFAEGSFDLVTASLLFHETPTQISKRILQECFRLLRTGGEVLILDGSQKTLRQTEWLTQIFEEPYIQDFANDSIEAWMGAAGFEAVQSHDFWLIHQITHGVKPLPHTESENFSDVEQSAWAIA, encoded by the coding sequence ATGCCAGTTCGCAAAGATACCCTGTTTGAGCAGTACCTTGCCCCGATCGCTCGTCTCTTCATCGATGAAAAAGAGATGAAACGCCTTCACGACAGCATTGATTGGAAAGCAGGTTGCGATCGCTTGACCGATCCGAACCTGAGCTATCCCAGCTATTACAAAGACCAGAATTTTCATGGTATCGAAGGCGGCTATCTCACGATCGGTGCAGCAACCTCTTACGATCCGATAACGCAATACGCCTTACCGCCAAATGAAACCTGGGTGCGACAAGCCGCGATCGATGCGATTCAAGGCGTGCCGTCGAGAATTCTCGATCTTGGTTGCGGCACTGGCTCAACGACACTCATGCTAAAACAAGCATTTCCGACCGCAGAAGTGATTGGATTAGACCTGTCGCCCTACATGTTAACGATCGCCGATTACAAAGCGAAACAAGCGAATTTAGACATTCAGTGGCGACATGGAAAAGCAGAAAGCACGAATTTTGCAGAGGGTTCCTTCGATCTCGTGACTGCATCGTTATTGTTCCACGAAACCCCCACGCAAATTTCCAAACGCATCTTGCAGGAATGCTTTCGATTATTGCGAACAGGTGGAGAAGTTCTGATTCTAGACGGCAGCCAGAAGACCCTGCGACAAACTGAATGGCTAACACAGATTTTTGAAGAGCCTTATATCCAAGATTTCGCAAACGACAGTATTGAAGCATGGATGGGAGCCGCCGGATTTGAGGCAGTGCAAAGCCATGACTTCTGGTTGATCCATCAAATTACGCATGGAGTCAAACCGTTACCTCATACTGAATCTGAAAACTTCAGCGATGTTGAACAATCGGCTTGGGCGATCGCTTGA
- a CDS encoding HAD family hydrolase, whose amino-acid sequence MLKAVLFDFNGVIINDEPLHDKLLEQILIEENLRPKSGEFRELCLGRSDRVCIQELLERRGRVITDEYLDELVARKAKAYVAQMSSLERLPLYSGIEDVMFKLPNCKFAIVSGALRSEIELVLERANLRSRFHVIVSGDDLTVSKPEPDGYLLAIERLNQTFPDLQFTAENCLAIEDTFAGIQAAKAAKIPVVGVANSYPFHMLQRCANWTVDYLIDLEFDRIQERYQAAMV is encoded by the coding sequence ATGCTGAAAGCCGTTCTGTTTGATTTCAATGGAGTGATCATCAATGATGAACCACTTCACGATAAGCTTCTCGAACAAATCCTCATTGAGGAAAATCTGCGTCCTAAGTCTGGCGAATTTCGCGAATTGTGCTTGGGACGGAGCGATCGCGTGTGTATTCAAGAGTTGCTAGAACGGCGCGGACGAGTGATCACTGATGAATATCTCGATGAATTAGTTGCTCGTAAAGCCAAAGCTTATGTAGCGCAGATGAGTAGCTTAGAAAGGCTCCCTCTCTACTCTGGCATTGAAGATGTAATGTTCAAACTGCCCAATTGTAAGTTTGCGATCGTCAGTGGTGCTTTGCGATCTGAAATCGAGCTAGTTCTAGAACGAGCAAATTTACGATCGCGCTTCCACGTGATTGTATCGGGCGATGATTTAACCGTGAGTAAGCCTGAACCAGATGGATATTTACTCGCGATCGAGCGCTTAAATCAGACCTTTCCTGACCTTCAATTCACTGCAGAGAACTGTTTAGCGATCGAAGATACCTTTGCTGGAATTCAAGCAGCAAAAGCTGCAAAAATTCCAGTCGTTGGGGTGGCGAACAGCTATCCGTTTCATATGTTGCAGCGGTGTGCAAATTGGACAGTCGATTATCTGATTGATTTGGAATTCGATCGCATTCAGGAACGCTATCAAGCTGCAATGGTTTAA
- a CDS encoding acetolactate synthase large subunit — MNTAELLVRCLEAEGVEYIFGLPGEENLHVLEALQGSSIRFITTRHEQGAAFMADVYGRLTGRAGVCLSTLGPGATNLMTGVADANLDRAPLVAITGQVGTDRMHIESHQYLDLVAMFAPVTKWNAQIVRPSNTAEIVRKAFKIAQTEKPGAVHIDLPENIAAMAVEGSPLRPDNIEKSFASFRSIEKAAAAINEAKNPLILVGNGAIRCDASEMLTRFATRLNIPVANTFMGKGVIPYPHPLALWAVGLQQRDYISCGFDQADLVIAIGYDLIEYSPKKWNPEGTIPVIHVGSTPAEVDSSYVPIAEVVGDISDSLQEILYRCDRDGKPEPQALHLRADIRSDYAQYADDQEFPIKPQKLIYDLRQVMGAEDIVISDVGAHKMWMARHYHCHRPNTCIISNGFAAMGIAIPGAIAAKLVHPDRKVVAVTGDGGFMMNCQELETALRVGTPFVTIIFNDGGYGLIEWKQENHFGHSSFIKFGNPDFVKFAESMGLKGYRIKSAEELIPTLKEALEQEVPAVIDCPIDYRENLRFTQRAGDLSCAI, encoded by the coding sequence GTGAATACAGCAGAGTTACTCGTTCGATGTTTGGAGGCTGAAGGAGTTGAATATATCTTCGGCCTGCCAGGAGAAGAAAACCTCCATGTGTTAGAAGCATTACAAGGCTCATCAATTCGGTTTATCACGACTCGCCATGAACAAGGTGCAGCTTTCATGGCAGACGTGTATGGACGATTGACTGGACGAGCGGGGGTCTGCCTGTCTACGTTAGGACCAGGGGCGACAAATTTGATGACGGGTGTGGCTGATGCAAATCTCGATCGCGCTCCTTTAGTCGCTATTACGGGACAAGTGGGAACCGATCGGATGCATATTGAATCGCATCAATATCTCGATTTGGTGGCAATGTTTGCGCCTGTGACCAAGTGGAATGCTCAGATTGTTCGCCCGAGTAATACCGCTGAGATTGTTCGTAAAGCCTTCAAGATCGCTCAGACTGAGAAGCCCGGAGCCGTCCATATTGACTTGCCTGAAAACATTGCTGCGATGGCAGTAGAGGGCAGTCCCTTACGTCCTGACAACATTGAAAAGTCCTTTGCTTCGTTTCGGAGTATTGAGAAGGCGGCGGCAGCCATTAATGAGGCGAAGAATCCATTAATTTTGGTCGGAAATGGTGCCATTCGCTGCGATGCCAGTGAGATGCTCACCCGATTTGCGACTCGATTAAATATTCCTGTCGCGAACACGTTTATGGGAAAAGGCGTGATTCCTTATCCGCATCCCTTAGCCCTCTGGGCGGTAGGGCTTCAGCAGCGAGACTATATTAGCTGTGGGTTTGACCAGGCAGATTTGGTGATTGCGATCGGCTATGACCTGATCGAGTATTCGCCGAAAAAATGGAATCCAGAAGGGACGATCCCTGTGATTCATGTTGGAAGTACTCCGGCTGAAGTAGATAGTAGCTATGTGCCGATCGCGGAAGTTGTAGGAGATATTTCAGATTCATTGCAAGAGATTTTGTATCGCTGCGATCGCGATGGTAAACCGGAACCGCAAGCTCTGCATTTACGGGCGGATATTCGCAGTGACTATGCGCAATATGCTGATGATCAAGAGTTTCCGATTAAGCCACAAAAGCTAATTTATGACTTGCGGCAAGTGATGGGCGCAGAAGATATCGTGATCTCAGATGTCGGGGCACATAAGATGTGGATGGCGCGGCACTATCATTGTCATCGTCCGAATACTTGCATTATTTCAAATGGATTTGCAGCGATGGGGATTGCAATTCCGGGTGCGATCGCGGCGAAATTGGTGCATCCCGATCGCAAGGTTGTAGCAGTCACGGGAGATGGCGGTTTTATGATGAACTGTCAGGAGTTAGAGACAGCGCTGCGGGTCGGTACTCCGTTTGTCACGATCATTTTTAATGATGGGGGCTATGGCTTGATTGAGTGGAAGCAGGAAAATCATTTTGGGCATTCCTCGTTTATCAAGTTTGGGAATCCCGATTTTGTCAAATTTGCCGAGAGCATGGGATTGAAGGGTTATCGTATCAAATCAGCGGAGGAGTTAATTCCGACCTTGAAAGAGGCGCTAGAGCAAGAGGTTCCGGCGGTGATTGATTGCCCGATCGATTATCGGGAGAATTTACGATTTACGCAAAGAGCAGGCGATTTAAGCTGCGCGATTTAG
- a CDS encoding NAD-dependent succinate-semialdehyde dehydrogenase produces the protein MAIATVNPFTGETVKTFQALSDIEIEQKLSLAQAQFLKYRTISLSQRSQWLSEAATILEQERDRFGKLLTLEMGKPLKAAIAEVEKCALVCRFYAEHAAQYLADVSVQTDATTSLIKYQPLGIVLAVMPWNFPFWQVFRFAAPALMAGNVGLLKHASNVPQSALAIEEIFTRAGFPEGAFQTLLVGADKVAAIVEDDRVKAATLTGSEPAGASLAATAGKQIKKVVLELGGSDPFIVMPSADLDQAVQTAVTARMINNGQSCIAAKRFIVAEEIADQFIDRLVEQYKQLKIGDPMSMDTDIGPLATPGILQDLDQQVEISVQQGAKVLIGGHALRDRPGNFYLPTILSEIPKGCLAEHDEFFGPVALVFRVPDLESAIARANDSPFGLGASAWTQDQTEQDRFISELEAGAVFINGMVKSDVRMPFGGIKRSGFGRELGREGILEFVNVKSVWVK, from the coding sequence ATGGCGATCGCTACAGTTAACCCGTTCACTGGGGAAACAGTGAAGACATTTCAAGCCTTGAGTGATATTGAGATCGAACAGAAGCTTAGCTTGGCACAGGCGCAATTTTTGAAGTATCGAACGATTTCATTGAGTCAGCGTTCGCAGTGGTTATCCGAAGCCGCAACTATCTTAGAGCAAGAGCGCGATCGCTTTGGTAAACTGCTGACGCTAGAAATGGGAAAACCTTTGAAGGCAGCCATTGCAGAGGTAGAAAAGTGCGCGCTGGTCTGTCGGTTCTATGCGGAACATGCGGCGCAATATTTAGCGGATGTTTCGGTTCAAACTGATGCCACAACGAGTCTGATCAAATATCAGCCGTTGGGTATCGTTTTAGCTGTCATGCCTTGGAATTTTCCATTTTGGCAAGTGTTTCGGTTTGCGGCTCCTGCATTGATGGCTGGGAACGTGGGACTGCTCAAACATGCTTCTAATGTGCCGCAGTCAGCTTTAGCGATCGAAGAGATTTTTACTCGTGCTGGTTTCCCGGAAGGAGCGTTTCAAACTTTGTTAGTGGGTGCTGACAAAGTTGCTGCGATTGTTGAAGACGATCGCGTGAAAGCCGCGACTTTAACCGGAAGTGAACCTGCTGGCGCAAGTCTCGCTGCTACTGCTGGAAAGCAAATTAAAAAAGTTGTTCTCGAACTCGGGGGCAGTGATCCGTTCATTGTGATGCCGAGTGCTGATTTGGATCAAGCGGTTCAAACTGCGGTAACGGCGCGGATGATCAATAACGGTCAGTCTTGTATTGCAGCCAAGCGGTTTATTGTTGCCGAAGAAATTGCAGATCAATTTATCGATCGCTTAGTTGAACAATACAAGCAGCTAAAAATTGGTGATCCAATGTCAATGGATACTGACATTGGACCGCTTGCTACTCCTGGAATTTTGCAAGACTTGGATCAGCAAGTTGAGATTTCAGTGCAACAAGGTGCAAAAGTCCTGATTGGGGGTCATGCGCTGCGCGATCGACCGGGTAATTTCTACCTGCCAACCATTCTGAGTGAGATTCCGAAAGGCTGTCTGGCTGAGCATGATGAGTTTTTTGGACCCGTCGCACTGGTGTTTCGCGTGCCGGATTTAGAGAGTGCGATCGCGCGGGCAAATGATTCACCTTTTGGGCTAGGTGCGAGTGCTTGGACACAGGATCAAACCGAGCAAGATCGATTTATTTCAGAGCTTGAAGCGGGGGCTGTGTTTATCAACGGTATGGTCAAATCGGATGTGCGGATGCCATTTGGGGGAATTAAGCGATCGGGCTTTGGGCGGGAGCTTGGACGCGAAGGCATCTTGGAGTTTGTCAATGTCAAATCGGTTTGGGTGAAGTAA
- a CDS encoding response regulator, which produces MNSSKFSEQPIVLAVDDSIDNLTLMECQLEAVTSCAVVTATTGQAALQLAQHQLPDLILLDILLPDLSGIEVARQLRQFALTAKIPIVALTALARDEDRDRILSAGCNDYLSKPYDLDDLFEVVTRHLPQHSLL; this is translated from the coding sequence ATGAATTCATCAAAATTTTCCGAACAGCCGATCGTGCTTGCTGTGGATGACAGCATTGACAATCTGACTTTGATGGAGTGCCAGCTTGAAGCCGTTACGTCTTGTGCAGTCGTCACAGCCACAACAGGTCAAGCTGCCCTTCAGCTAGCACAGCATCAATTGCCTGATTTAATTCTGCTCGATATTTTACTGCCTGACCTGAGTGGGATTGAAGTCGCTCGCCAGCTTCGTCAGTTTGCACTGACTGCTAAGATTCCGATTGTGGCGCTCACCGCCCTCGCCAGAGACGAAGATCGCGATCGTATTCTTTCCGCTGGGTGTAATGACTATCTCAGCAAACCTTATGACTTAGACGATCTCTTCGAGGTCGTTACTCGTCACTTACCCCAGCATTCTCTTCTCTAG
- a CDS encoding Na-translocating system protein MpsC family protein: protein MNSSALPTRGQLERTLSQRVQAFYRTQLGHQPSRVQCYIADGKITIVLEDSITKPEQLLMENGQEQLAEKVRSDLDKALHPQLSTMIQEIVGIKVVDIFSDATFDTGRSGTIVVLEEAPQLRESQPKRSREENAGVSDE, encoded by the coding sequence ATGAATTCTTCGGCTTTACCGACGCGCGGGCAGTTAGAAAGGACACTATCGCAGCGAGTTCAGGCGTTTTATCGGACTCAGTTAGGACATCAGCCCAGTCGAGTCCAATGTTATATCGCAGACGGCAAAATTACGATCGTGCTAGAAGACTCGATTACCAAGCCTGAACAGTTGCTAATGGAAAACGGACAAGAGCAACTTGCAGAAAAAGTACGAAGTGACCTCGATAAAGCACTGCATCCGCAGTTGAGTACGATGATTCAAGAGATCGTTGGCATTAAAGTTGTGGATATCTTCAGCGATGCGACGTTTGATACGGGGCGCAGTGGCACGATTGTAGTGTTAGAAGAAGCTCCGCAGCTACGAGAATCACAGCCAAAACGCTCTAGAGAAGAGAATGCTGGGGTAAGTGACGAGTAA
- a CDS encoding SRPBCC family protein: MMTLTRDVVALMRGEILLETRAHSAWGGAVTAQMYLPIALPQVWQQVTDYPRWTQYFPDVTRSEIRQVLSRQGVKRLYQVASKAFMMFTAQVEISLSVLETQQQRIQFYLESGSFSEFHADLKLQPHGEGTILTYSVQAIPTIPVPSFLIEQTIKLDLPTNLRQMRSVICSGQS; this comes from the coding sequence ATGATGACGTTAACACGCGACGTAGTTGCCCTGATGCGCGGCGAAATTTTGCTAGAGACTCGCGCTCATTCGGCTTGGGGTGGAGCGGTGACGGCACAGATGTATTTACCGATCGCATTACCTCAAGTGTGGCAGCAGGTGACTGATTATCCACGTTGGACGCAATATTTTCCGGACGTGACCCGGAGTGAGATTCGTCAAGTGTTGTCTCGCCAAGGTGTAAAACGGCTGTACCAAGTGGCAAGTAAGGCATTTATGATGTTTACGGCTCAGGTCGAGATTTCGCTGAGTGTGTTAGAAACGCAACAACAACGGATTCAGTTTTACTTAGAATCTGGTAGCTTTAGCGAGTTTCATGCCGATTTGAAACTACAGCCGCATGGAGAAGGAACGATCCTGACTTATTCAGTGCAGGCAATTCCAACGATTCCAGTTCCGAGTTTTCTGATTGAGCAAACGATTAAGCTTGATTTGCCCACAAATCTACGGCAAATGCGATCAGTCATCTGCTCAGGACAATCTTAG